The sequence AATCGTAATTTTGCGGAATACCCTTGTCATCAAACATAAACGTTTCACTACTTGCTAGACTCAAGCCCAAATACATGCCCCCTCGCATTTGCTGGGTCGCTGTCGCCGGATTCATAATCATTCCTCCATCCAGCACAGTAACTGCTTTCAATAGCTTATACGTACAGTCTCTTTCGTTATACTTAACCTCGATAGCCTGTGCGCCAACTGACCACCAAGGCCCAGGGTTGCCGAATCCTGTCTCTTTGTCGAGCGGCGTCAAATGCCTCTGCGTATGTTTGCCAACACCGATAACTTGTCCTCCAACAGTATGTCCATTCGGAAATGTATAGCCTAAGGCAATAGACTGAAAGGTTACGCCAAACTCCGGATTCGCTTTGACAAAAACGCGACCACCTGCAACATCTACATCATCCTCTGCACATTGTAAAATGATGGCTGCGGTTTTCTTCAATTGGCGGATAGCATCTTCTGCCGCTGCAAATACCGCCCGCCCTGCCAAGAAGGTTGTACTACTCGCCACTGTCCTCCACTGATGAGGATCGTATTGCGTATTCACTTCCATTTTCACATGGATATTCACCATATCGATTTTCAATTTTTCCGCAACAATTTGGGCAAGCACTGTTTTTGTCCCTTGTCCCAGTTCAACTGCAGCACAGTTCAAATTAACAGAACCATCTGCTTCAAATGTAATAATGGCACCTGCTTGGGCATTCGTTGCCGTTGATGATGTTTTCCAAAATAAACTGATACCTTTATATCCTTCACCATCCGTATCCCAGTCAATCAATTCCTTTGCCCGGGTGAGACATTTGGCTGCATCGCCAACCGTATTTGCGGTGAGGACGGTTTGGGTTGGTGTCGTATCACCAGGCTTAATGGCATTGATGAGCCGTAATTGGACAGGATCCATCCCTAACTGCCTCGCTAATTTGTCCATCGTCCTCTCAACAGCAAACGTGAGCTCCGGATGACCATATCCTCTTAGTGACGTCGCATATGGATGATTGGTGTACATACAATACGCATCACACCAAACATTCGGTACATTGTAGGGTCCTGTACAGTCGACCGCCATCGCCCTTGTGATCCCAGCCGCTTGATCCGTATACGCCCCAGAGTCAACGAGAAACGTATATTGACCAGCAAGTAACTTCCCCTCTTTCGTCACTCCAAGCTTAATGACTGCGTCCAGCCCAATATGACACGGTGCAGTTATCAAATCCTCTTCTCGTTCATACTGTAATTTCACCTTTTTTCCACCGACAGCCCTCGAAGCTAAATAGGCAAGGGGCTCTAATTGGACCGTCCCCTTCCCTCCAAATGCACCCCCAATGAGCGGCACATGCACAATGATATTTCCTACTTCAACATTGAAAAATTGGTTCAATACTTTTTTAATCGTGTAAGGTGATTGTGTACAGGAATGAACCGTTACTTTACCGGCGGAATTGATTTCAACTTGCGTGCTTCGTGTTTCCAATGCGGCATGATCCGATAAGTTAAAGGCATATGTTGCGGTGATAGTTTCCGCACAGTTTGCCCATGCCTCAGCAAAATCTCCCTTTCGTATTTTATTATGACTACCAATATTCGTCCCAGGAACAGGATAGACATCTGAGATGATTTTGGTATAGTCTCCAGAATTATCATGGACTAACGGTGCATCTATTTGAAAAGCCTGTTGCACAGAATTCACGACAGATAATGATTCATACGTGACTTTTACCTTACTGGCGGCAAGTTTTCCTTGATGTGCATGATCCGCTACGATAATAGCGATAGGTTCCCCGAAGTAACGCACTTTCTGAAACGCCAACGGGGGGCGATCAGCAAGAAGTGGCCCAATATGGAAAGGAAAAACATCTCCCGTGATAATTGCGCGCACTCCCGGTACTTTCCATGCCTCCGTCGTATCGACCGATTTGAGGTTGGCGTGTGCTTCTGTGCTGGTCACTAGTTTGGCGTGCAGGATGCCTGGACCAACCAGATCCCCAACATATTTGACATTCCCTGTCGCCTTATCAAGCGTATCAATCCGCGCAACAGGCTGACCGACGGTTGTTCGCGCTGTGTTATCCATTCATGAACGCCTCCCATTTTAACGTGCCACAATAATAATCGTCTGCTCTTCCACTTCATGCGCAGCAGCATCCATAATTTTCTCCAAAGTTAAGCTCACCTTCTGCAAGTGCTTTTTATCCTGCACAATAAAAATAGGTGCACCACCCCCTTGGAAAAACTCAGGTTTCATCGTAATAATCGCGACAATTTCAGCATGCTGATTATTCACTATATAAACTCCCTTTCGTATGACTAGTAGTTTAACCAAAGCAGCAACTGATTATAATAATCACCGCTACTTCTACGGTATATATAGTCCGCTAACCCCTATCCTCTTCACCATTCTGAACATAGTTTAGGAGACATAAACAAATGGGAGGAGGAGCTTGCATGCATTATTTTCACCCACATTGGATAGCATCACAAAACGCCCCAAATCCATTCCCACCTGTCGATACGCACCGACTACATGCATCAGCGGAAAAAATGCTTGAAGTCATTAAACAATCACAACTGCTAATCAAACACATTGCAGATTCGCCCGGTTTTGCTCATGACCTCATGGATGCTGCTCAATTATCCAATCAACAGAAAGTGGATGAATTGATCCAATCAACAGGGATTACGAGTAAGGTTACGACTACATTTTCGCCAAGCGGAATTCATGTTGAACTCGACAATGCCGAAACAGCTGGGGAATGCTGTAAATTACACATTGCGTTACGTTGGTAAGGTGTTGCAGACTCAATTTCTTATGATTTCCCTTTATCTGCTTCCTGCGGCATCCGGATTGCGCTGTCCAATACGGGGACCTTTTCTAATACTGTCTTAATTTGAGCGAAATCTTTTTCCCGCGGCAAAAAGAACAGCGCTATTCGACCGTCTGCCATATCTCTCTTCGATAATGGAACCAACGCCGGTTCACCCGAATCAAGATAACAACCCAGTACGGTAGCAACATGGTGTAACATCGCTTGTCGCTGCCCAAGATAAGACAATGTAACGACGCTATTTTCATTTTTCGGAGTGACAATTGCACCAACTGCTTTTTCAGTGATGGTTTTTCTCGTATCCTCCAATCCCACATTTTTAATCAAAATATCTCCAACAAACAGCGTTGGCCCTTCGAAACGAATGTCTGCTTCTGTCACATCTGCAATTGCATTCAACAACTTACCCGACATCTTAAACCTCACAATAATAAGCATGACAATCCCACCTATAACACCCAACCAAATGGCATAAACGGAACATAATGTCGTCACCAGTGCCGTGAACATTACTAAATAGTTTCGACTTTCGAACGCTTGCGCCATTCCTTCAATAAATGGCGCACCACGTTTCACAAGCTCATTCGTATCGATTTTTTCAAGAGAATCCCTTTCCATCTTTCTAATTTCACGAAATTGCGTCGCAGCAAGACCAAGAAAAGTGACTGCAGCCCAATCAGATTCGAGAACGGAAGGAATCGCTACCGCGCCAATAAAAGCCGCGATGAAACCGAGAGAAAGATGAATGATTCGACCTGTTGGATACGTTGGATATTGCCTGAAATCAGTGCGCAATAATAGTGTTCGTGCCACAAAGCCAAAAATGATACCCATGACAACAGGAAATAAATAACTATCCATCATAAACTACTCCTTACAAAATCATCTACCGGAACTTCCATATTCTAACCATTGCGTCAACTGATTATAACGATATCTTCAATATTGCGTAATGAATAAAAAATGAAGAGAATGGAGATAGTTGGAAGCATGAAATGAGGTGAAGTATTTGCAGTCTATCTCGAAAATGATTGACATCATCTTACATGCTAACCAGCCTGTTGTTCTTGCGATGATTGTCAATGTTGAAGGTTCTGCCTATCGAAAAGAAGGTTCGTGGATGTTATTTCAACAGGATGAGACACAAGTAGGCGTTATTAGTGGCGGTTGCCTTGAAAATGATTTGCAAAGCCATGCACGGGACTTGTTTGAAACAGGAACAGTAGAAGTTGTTCAGTATGATTTAAGTGCAGAAGATGACCTTGGTTGGGGGCGCGGCGCGGGATGTAATGGGATTGTTACAGTGTTAATAAGAGATATTGATCAAGATTTCAAGCGATATCTGAGGTTAACGCATCAAAAATTACTAGCTAAAGAGCCTATTTTATTCGTCCAATCTATGAATATGTTTAACGACTATGGTGGAATTACACAGAATGGTCATCCATATGGCAACTGGAAAGATGACATGCCAGTTAAAATGGATACCACAATTCCTTTTCAGCATCAGGCAGAACAACAAATCATTCGTGACAAAAACGTTTATGTCCAATTCATATGGCCTGACCCATCCCTTTATATCATTGGTGCTGGCGCTGATACACGGCCACTTGCTCGTCTAGCTCAAAACGTCGGATATGCAGTCCACGTGCTAGATTGGCGCCAATCGCTGTGCAATGAAATCTATTTTCCAACAGCACTATCATTTCAAATCGGTGATGTAGGAAAATTGGTTGAAGCGATTCGATTCAGCCCGCTCGATTCAATAATTATCGTGACACATGACTTTCAACGTGATATGAACATTATTCAACACATTCGTCATACCCCGCTATTATACCTAGGTATTTTGGGGTCGAAAAAAAGAACGCAACGGTTAGTAGGGGGGGAAATTCCCGAATGGATTCATTCCCCGATCGGGCTGTCGATTGGAGCAGATGGACCTGAAGAAATCGCTGTTAGCGTGGTGGCCGAATTGATTGCTGTGAGACGGAGGAAAATGATGTGAAAATCGCAGGTATTTATCTCGCTGCCGGCAATAGTAGCCGAATGGGCAGCCACAAGTTGAAGTTACCGATTGGGACCATGACAGTTGGAAGCTTGGCACTCGAAACAGCTTTGAAATCCTCGCTCGCGGCAATCTATGTCATTACAAGAGAAATGGATGAGGTAGAATGGATCCCTGCCGATATGAAATTGCACAACAAGTGCATAATCATGCCGTGTCCAAGCGCCAATGAGGGTCAATCCGAATCATTGAAATGGGGCATTAGACAAGCGCAAACTAATCATATGGACGCCGCCCTCGTCATGTTGGCAGACCAACCTTTCATTACCGTTCAAATGCTCGAAGAAATGATTGTTTGTATGAAAAGCAATCCGACATGCAAGTTCATCGCGACAACCATTGAACAAACCATTATACCACCCGTTTTACTGTCATCTTCCATGTACGCTGAACTCCTTACCTTAGATGGAGATACAGGAGCAAAAACACTCTTGCAAGGAGATTTTCTTCAAAAAGGACATGTACTGCCATGTACTGATCAACGTCTTGTCTTTGATGTTGATACGCCAGAAGACTATCAATTACTGCTAACAGACAAAGAAAAAACGAAATGATAGCCTGTTAGCTATCATTTCGTTACAGTAATTCTTCCATTGTCCGTTCTTAATTTAATTAAATTCTCACCTTTACCAAATGTTACATGCTTATTTTCCTGCCCAAATATTTCAACCCGGCCATTATCCGTTTTCGCATCGATGACCGCATTTGTTGGCTCTTTTTCTGTTTGAATCTCAATTCTACCGTTATCAGTTTCTAAGTCGATGGATTGATCTAAATTGTTTGTAATAAGGGAAACTTGCCCATTGTCAGTCTTCGCCTTAATCTTCCCCTCAACATTTTCGAGAATTATTTTCCCATTATCTGTTTTTACATCGACAGTCGTGGCATCTACATGCTTTAATTCAATCCTGCCATTGTCTGTTTCCAACTTAATGTCTTGTGCTTGTAGCTGATCTGCTATGATTCGTCCATTATCCGTTTCAACCTGCAATCGTTCATATTGTTTTTCAGGAAGCTGCACCGTTAACGTTAAGTCTAGTGAGGAAAATCCGAATTGAATAAAACTTTTGCGTTTCTCCTTAAACTGGATTGAAAGTGTGTCTCCTTTTACATCTGCTTCGAAAATAAATTTCTTATTTTTTTTCGTTTTACCTGTATACTCAACGGTCGCTACCGAATCCGTCGTCGGTACAATTTCCACAGCTGCATTGTCGGTTAATATTGCAATACTTGTAAA comes from Sporosarcina sp. FSL K6-3457 and encodes:
- a CDS encoding YIEGIA family protein is translated as MDSYLFPVVMGIIFGFVARTLLLRTDFRQYPTYPTGRIIHLSLGFIAAFIGAVAIPSVLESDWAAVTFLGLAATQFREIRKMERDSLEKIDTNELVKRGAPFIEGMAQAFESRNYLVMFTALVTTLCSVYAIWLGVIGGIVMLIIVRFKMSGKLLNAIADVTEADIRFEGPTLFVGDILIKNVGLEDTRKTITEKAVGAIVTPKNENSVVTLSYLGQRQAMLHHVATVLGCYLDSGEPALVPLSKRDMADGRIALFFLPREKDFAQIKTVLEKVPVLDSAIRMPQEADKGKS
- a CDS encoding DUF4097 family beta strand repeat-containing protein, whose translation is MIFKNKLFVALVLILIVAGGVSFLFKQGNVFEKSTNKKVIDDLSFTSIAILTDNAAVEIVPTTDSVATVEYTGKTKKNKKFIFEADVKGDTLSIQFKEKRKSFIQFGFSSLDLTLTVQLPEKQYERLQVETDNGRIIADQLQAQDIKLETDNGRIELKHVDATTVDVKTDNGKIILENVEGKIKAKTDNGQVSLITNNLDQSIDLETDNGRIEIQTEKEPTNAVIDAKTDNGRVEIFGQENKHVTFGKGENLIKLRTDNGRITVTK
- a CDS encoding xanthine dehydrogenase family protein molybdopterin-binding subunit codes for the protein MDNTARTTVGQPVARIDTLDKATGNVKYVGDLVGPGILHAKLVTSTEAHANLKSVDTTEAWKVPGVRAIITGDVFPFHIGPLLADRPPLAFQKVRYFGEPIAIIVADHAHQGKLAASKVKVTYESLSVVNSVQQAFQIDAPLVHDNSGDYTKIISDVYPVPGTNIGSHNKIRKGDFAEAWANCAETITATYAFNLSDHAALETRSTQVEINSAGKVTVHSCTQSPYTIKKVLNQFFNVEVGNIIVHVPLIGGAFGGKGTVQLEPLAYLASRAVGGKKVKLQYEREEDLITAPCHIGLDAVIKLGVTKEGKLLAGQYTFLVDSGAYTDQAAGITRAMAVDCTGPYNVPNVWCDAYCMYTNHPYATSLRGYGHPELTFAVERTMDKLARQLGMDPVQLRLINAIKPGDTTPTQTVLTANTVGDAAKCLTRAKELIDWDTDGEGYKGISLFWKTSSTATNAQAGAIITFEADGSVNLNCAAVELGQGTKTVLAQIVAEKLKIDMVNIHVKMEVNTQYDPHQWRTVASSTTFLAGRAVFAAAEDAIRQLKKTAAIILQCAEDDVDVAGGRVFVKANPEFGVTFQSIALGYTFPNGHTVGGQVIGVGKHTQRHLTPLDKETGFGNPGPWWSVGAQAIEVKYNERDCTYKLLKAVTVLDGGMIMNPATATQQMRGGMYLGLSLASSETFMFDDKGIPQNYDLRNYQMLRFGEQPIEYLVDFVETPAVDGPYGARGIGEYGVIGVGSALANGLSSAAQVELNNLPLTPEFIWKTKRESGQ
- a CDS encoding capping complex subunit for YIEGIA, whose product is MNNQHAEIVAIITMKPEFFQGGGAPIFIVQDKKHLQKVSLTLEKIMDAAAHEVEEQTIIIVAR
- a CDS encoding nucleotidyltransferase family protein, translated to MKIAGIYLAAGNSSRMGSHKLKLPIGTMTVGSLALETALKSSLAAIYVITREMDEVEWIPADMKLHNKCIIMPCPSANEGQSESLKWGIRQAQTNHMDAALVMLADQPFITVQMLEEMIVCMKSNPTCKFIATTIEQTIIPPVLLSSSMYAELLTLDGDTGAKTLLQGDFLQKGHVLPCTDQRLVFDVDTPEDYQLLLTDKEKTK
- a CDS encoding XdhC family protein, producing MQSISKMIDIILHANQPVVLAMIVNVEGSAYRKEGSWMLFQQDETQVGVISGGCLENDLQSHARDLFETGTVEVVQYDLSAEDDLGWGRGAGCNGIVTVLIRDIDQDFKRYLRLTHQKLLAKEPILFVQSMNMFNDYGGITQNGHPYGNWKDDMPVKMDTTIPFQHQAEQQIIRDKNVYVQFIWPDPSLYIIGAGADTRPLARLAQNVGYAVHVLDWRQSLCNEIYFPTALSFQIGDVGKLVEAIRFSPLDSIIIVTHDFQRDMNIIQHIRHTPLLYLGILGSKKRTQRLVGGEIPEWIHSPIGLSIGADGPEEIAVSVVAELIAVRRRKMM